A region from the Bacteroidota bacterium genome encodes:
- a CDS encoding MBL fold metallo-hydrolase: protein MHLIPIETGNLKLDGGAMFGVVPKVLWSKVYPCDENNLCNWAMRCLLVVDGDRHILIDNGIGNKQDEKWLSHYYLNGDATLESSLATAGYKPEDITDMVITHMHFDHCGGSVKWNADRSGYELAFPNATYWTSRQQFEWATQPNRREEASYLKENILPIYESGKLMLIEEEGEYITGITFKLFNGHTEGQVIPYIRYSGKTVVFAADLLPSSAHVPMPWIMAYDTRPLVTLKDKERFYADALSGDFVVFLEHDLYTEAITLQETPKGVRADRKGKLYELLAG, encoded by the coding sequence ATGCATCTCATCCCCATCGAAACCGGTAACCTCAAACTCGACGGCGGTGCCATGTTCGGTGTTGTGCCCAAAGTACTCTGGAGCAAGGTGTATCCCTGCGACGAAAACAACCTCTGCAATTGGGCCATGCGCTGCCTGCTGGTGGTTGACGGCGACCGGCATATCCTCATTGATAACGGCATAGGCAACAAGCAGGACGAAAAATGGCTGAGCCATTACTACCTCAACGGCGATGCCACCCTCGAATCGTCGCTGGCGACTGCCGGCTACAAGCCCGAAGACATCACCGATATGGTAATCACCCATATGCACTTCGACCATTGCGGCGGCAGCGTCAAATGGAATGCCGATCGCAGCGGCTACGAGCTGGCTTTTCCGAATGCCACATACTGGACCAGCCGCCAACAGTTCGAATGGGCCACCCAGCCCAACCGCCGCGAAGAGGCTTCGTACCTGAAAGAAAATATCCTGCCCATTTACGAAAGCGGAAAGCTGATGCTCATCGAAGAAGAAGGCGAATACATCACGGGCATCACCTTTAAGCTGTTCAATGGCCATACCGAAGGTCAGGTGATTCCATACATCCGCTACAGCGGAAAAACAGTGGTTTTTGCTGCCGATCTTCTTCCATCGTCGGCCCATGTGCCCATGCCCTGGATTATGGCCTACGACACCCGGCCGCTTGTTACCCTGAAAGACAAAGAGCGTTTTTATGCCGATGCTCTCAGCGGCGATTTTGTGGTCTTTCTGGAACACGACCTCTACACCGAAGCCATCACACTGCAGGAAACGCCAAAAGGCGTGCGTGCTGACCGCAAAGGTAAGCTGTACGAATTGCTGGCTGGCTGA
- a CDS encoding GLPGLI family protein — protein sequence MSVLFLILIILNSIALFGQFDAPYTSLDTARYQITYSLKYQEDSLSPSYIRQEDMLLFVGKKLSMFQSLNLYLGDSIARRIPTPEMFAAYFNNNTQAPRPVLLFQIFKNYPFGKNTVTEHLIGSPFLYEEVRPVCRWQLTGETKVLYDQKAQKAVCHYGGREWVAWFTPEIPINDGPYKFDGLPGLIILLHDSKKHYSFEFISIKELKHLVVIDLKQYDYVKGGRLDYIRAREKNHAEVQRRLKDVGADQTTLIEVYRKLARKNNPIELK from the coding sequence ATGAGCGTATTATTTTTGATACTAATTATTTTGAATTCTATTGCATTATTTGGTCAGTTTGATGCGCCATACACAAGTCTGGATACTGCACGGTATCAAATAACCTATTCCCTGAAATATCAGGAAGATTCGCTGAGTCCATCCTACATCAGGCAGGAAGATATGTTGCTCTTTGTGGGCAAAAAACTGAGCATGTTTCAAAGCCTCAATCTCTATCTGGGCGACAGTATTGCCCGTAGAATACCTACACCTGAGATGTTTGCTGCTTATTTTAACAATAATACTCAGGCTCCGCGGCCTGTGCTGCTTTTTCAGATATTCAAAAACTATCCTTTTGGGAAAAATACAGTAACAGAGCATTTAATAGGCAGTCCGTTTCTCTACGAAGAGGTCAGACCTGTTTGCAGGTGGCAGCTCACAGGAGAGACCAAAGTTCTGTATGACCAGAAAGCACAAAAAGCTGTCTGCCATTATGGTGGGCGTGAATGGGTTGCGTGGTTTACTCCGGAAATACCCATCAACGACGGGCCATACAAGTTTGATGGTTTGCCGGGCCTGATCATATTGTTGCACGACTCAAAAAAACATTATTCTTTTGAGTTTATTTCGATAAAAGAGCTTAAACACCTGGTTGTTATCGATTTAAAGCAATATGATTATGTAAAAGGTGGTCGTTTGGACTACATCAGAGCAAGAGAAAAAAATCATGCTGAAGTACAACGACGATTGAAAGATGTTGGTGCTGACCAAACAACACTCATTGAAGTTTACCGTAAATTGGCCCGAAAAAACAATCCAATTGAGCTGAAGTGA
- a CDS encoding GLPGLI family protein: protein MNSRNNFAFCLLIILAYSNCIRAQFFQTTAKTLNNAGLMITYELKFKEDSTNLSLQRREEMVLLVGDRVSIFTGKNFYAFRQQGKKAEREGRLDAFLDEFKANSRLGRFTYSIYKNFPVGKITYTNKVLPGFFLYEEDFDAFRWELKDTIEKFGDYNTRLAEINYGGRLWAAWYTTEVPLSEGPYKFRGLPGLIIKMADSKGHYIFEIVSIERLSEITPIELEEHDYVRTSRERYLRSEENLRMDIISRAREAGANSQAQQTAARNMQRRNNPIELK from the coding sequence ATGAATTCCAGAAACAACTTTGCATTTTGTTTATTAATTATTCTGGCTTACTCTAATTGTATAAGAGCTCAGTTTTTTCAGACCACTGCTAAAACACTCAACAATGCCGGATTGATGATAACTTATGAGCTAAAGTTTAAAGAGGACAGCACTAATCTCAGTCTTCAGCGACGGGAGGAGATGGTTCTTCTGGTGGGAGATAGAGTCAGCATTTTTACCGGCAAGAACTTTTATGCTTTCCGGCAACAAGGAAAAAAAGCTGAGCGCGAGGGGCGTCTGGATGCATTTTTGGATGAGTTTAAAGCCAATAGCAGATTAGGCAGATTTACGTATTCAATATACAAGAATTTTCCTGTCGGAAAGATTACTTATACAAACAAAGTGTTGCCAGGCTTTTTTCTTTATGAGGAAGATTTCGATGCTTTTCGGTGGGAATTAAAAGACACAATAGAAAAATTTGGCGACTACAATACGCGTTTGGCCGAGATAAACTATGGTGGTCGTTTGTGGGCAGCATGGTACACCACCGAAGTGCCACTGAGCGAAGGCCCATACAAGTTCAGAGGATTGCCCGGACTCATTATAAAGATGGCCGACAGTAAAGGACATTATATTTTTGAGATTGTTTCAATTGAAAGGCTGTCAGAAATTACTCCTATAGAGCTTGAAGAACACGATTATGTTAGAACAAGCAGAGAGAGGTACCTCAGATCGGAAGAAAACCTGAGAATGGATATTATAAGCAGAGCTCGTGAGGCAGGTGCAAATAGTCAGGCTCAACAAACAGCAGCACGAAATATGCAGCGCAGGAATAACCCAATAGAGCTTAAATAA